In Caballeronia insecticola, the following are encoded in one genomic region:
- a CDS encoding carboxymuconolactone decarboxylase family protein, whose protein sequence is MTSRIHTPATIADAPAGSHDLLEAVNKQLGVVPNLFRMVGNSPAALEGYLNLMGALGKGELPAQTRERIALTVAEINACDYCLSAHTYLGKNVAKLDDAEMTANRNGGSNDPKAAAAVRFAKQVTDARGRVSDADLKAVKAAGYSDGAVIEIVLNVALNIWTNYVNTVAGTEVDFPVVHPQKA, encoded by the coding sequence ATGACTTCACGTATTCATACCCCCGCAACGATCGCTGACGCGCCGGCCGGATCTCACGACCTGCTGGAAGCGGTCAACAAGCAACTCGGCGTCGTGCCGAATCTGTTTCGCATGGTTGGCAATAGTCCGGCGGCGCTTGAAGGCTATCTGAACCTGATGGGCGCTCTCGGCAAAGGTGAACTGCCGGCCCAGACCCGCGAGCGTATCGCACTGACCGTGGCCGAAATCAACGCATGTGACTACTGCTTGTCGGCGCACACGTATCTCGGGAAGAATGTCGCGAAACTCGACGACGCAGAAATGACCGCGAATCGCAATGGCGGTTCGAACGATCCGAAGGCTGCTGCGGCGGTGCGGTTCGCCAAGCAGGTGACGGACGCACGCGGCCGTGTGTCGGATGCCGATCTGAAGGCTGTCAAGGCCGCAGGCTACAGCGACGGTGCCGTGATCGAGATCGTGCTGAACGTGGCGCTCAACATCTGGACGAACTACGTCAATACGGTTGCCGGCACCGAAGTCGACTTCCCGGTCGTGCACCCTCAAAAGGCGTAA
- a CDS encoding LysR family transcriptional regulator has product MDRLEAMALLISAAETGSLSAAARAQNTPVSTLTRKITDLEELLGTKLLIRTTRKLTLTDTGIAFVAAARAILEQVDALEREAKGEFTTPRGELVVATPVRFGRLHLLPIIEEFLTEYPQIRIKLLQSDRNVDLVDVHADLAVRIGPLPDSSMVATRVGALRAVLCASPSLLDKCGTPNTPQDLITMPSVIFNSPYLWPWRFRLSPGTEATTLAVEPRLEVLAPDAATDAAAAGIGVTLVLEHDADKDLRSGRLVVLLPQYEVSPIPVHLLHVSRNVMPLKLRRFLDFAAPKLRDSLGRFGQSQR; this is encoded by the coding sequence GTGGACCGCCTGGAAGCGATGGCTCTGCTTATCTCGGCTGCGGAAACAGGAAGCTTATCCGCCGCGGCACGCGCTCAAAATACGCCGGTCTCCACGCTCACACGCAAGATCACGGATCTCGAGGAACTGCTCGGAACCAAGCTTCTGATCCGGACCACGCGCAAGCTCACTCTGACGGACACGGGCATTGCCTTCGTCGCAGCTGCAAGGGCTATTCTGGAGCAGGTAGACGCCCTTGAACGCGAGGCAAAAGGGGAATTCACCACGCCCCGTGGCGAGCTCGTGGTCGCAACCCCGGTGCGATTCGGTCGGCTACATTTACTACCCATCATTGAGGAATTCCTGACTGAATATCCTCAGATCAGGATCAAGCTTCTTCAGTCGGACCGCAACGTGGACCTGGTCGACGTGCACGCCGACCTGGCCGTGCGCATCGGCCCTTTACCCGATAGCAGCATGGTCGCAACGCGGGTGGGTGCTTTGCGGGCCGTCTTGTGTGCGAGTCCATCATTACTCGATAAGTGCGGCACGCCGAATACGCCACAGGACTTGATTACCATGCCGTCGGTTATTTTCAATAGCCCTTATCTGTGGCCGTGGCGATTCCGGCTATCGCCGGGCACGGAGGCGACAACGCTTGCAGTGGAGCCGCGGCTGGAGGTGTTGGCTCCCGACGCAGCGACTGACGCCGCTGCCGCCGGGATAGGCGTCACGCTGGTTCTCGAGCATGATGCGGACAAGGATCTTCGCTCCGGGAGGCTGGTCGTTCTGCTTCCTCAATACGAGGTAAGCCCGATCCCGGTGCATCTGTTGCACGTCTCCCGGAACGTGATGCCGCTGAAGCTTCGACGCTTCCTGGACTTCGCAGCGCCGAAGCTAAGAGACTCATTGGGACGATTTGGGCAATCGCAGCGATGA
- a CDS encoding SDR family oxidoreductase, with translation MKLKDKVAFVTGGTSGIGLESARLFRAEGARVAVVGSNTERLSAAGKELGDDVLLINADVRKVEEIERAVREAVDKFGRLDVVFANAGASTVAPLEAVTPEYFNDNVALNLAGTFFTIQKTAPHISEGGSIVVTTSFLTAIGKPGLSVLGAMKAGARSLVRTLGAELAPRGIRVNAVSPGAIATPFFGKIGLNEEQLSAVAAGLQEQIPMKRFGNATELAKAVLYLASDDSSYVTGTELVVDGGLTEF, from the coding sequence ATGAAGCTTAAGGACAAGGTTGCATTCGTGACAGGTGGAACATCGGGTATCGGCCTCGAGAGTGCTCGACTGTTCCGCGCAGAAGGAGCCAGGGTTGCAGTGGTGGGCTCTAATACAGAGAGACTGTCGGCAGCCGGGAAGGAGCTCGGCGACGATGTCCTCCTGATCAACGCGGATGTGCGGAAGGTAGAGGAAATCGAGCGCGCGGTCAGAGAGGCCGTTGATAAGTTCGGCCGCCTCGATGTCGTGTTCGCAAACGCAGGCGCGAGCACCGTGGCACCACTCGAAGCAGTGACGCCCGAGTACTTCAATGACAACGTCGCGTTGAATCTTGCTGGTACGTTCTTCACGATACAGAAGACGGCACCTCACATTTCAGAAGGTGGAAGCATCGTCGTCACGACTTCCTTTCTCACCGCGATCGGCAAGCCCGGCCTGTCTGTGCTGGGAGCGATGAAGGCGGGAGCGCGCTCTCTGGTTCGCACGCTTGGAGCCGAGCTCGCTCCACGCGGCATCCGCGTGAACGCGGTCAGCCCGGGCGCAATCGCCACGCCGTTCTTCGGCAAGATCGGCCTGAACGAGGAGCAGCTTTCGGCAGTCGCTGCCGGCCTGCAAGAACAGATTCCGATGAAGCGATTCGGCAACGCAACCGAATTGGCGAAGGCAGTTCTGTACCTGGCGAGCGATGACTCTTCTTACGTTACCGGAACTGAGCTGGTTGTCGACGGAGGCCTGACGGAGTTCTGA